In Drosophila teissieri strain GT53w chromosome 2R, Prin_Dtei_1.1, whole genome shotgun sequence, the following proteins share a genomic window:
- the LOC122614933 gene encoding protein YOP1 isoform X14 has protein sequence MRPIYQQEQPLFYQRPANLRRLRQPPGTVYGRSYSLEDQPEDVIPVYPKFIYAPQQQRQQQRAPYPLYQLGDSLSSLDSDFPENEYGGAYIVEERVPLASAPTPKVLQNLNALGRLLELLQRCPLPCLSFNTACICSLIVIFLAPRTCAQSLLFPAFRLFCGTLYPAYASYKAVRTKDVKEYVKWMMYWIVFAFFTCIETFTDIFISWLPFYYEVKVALVFWLLSPATKGSSTLYRKFVHPMLTRHEQEIDEYVNQAKERGYSAVLQLGSKGVNYATNVLMQTAIKRRCIK, from the exons ATGAGGCCAATCtatcagcaggagcagccgctcTTCTACCAGCGGCCAGCTAATCTCCGCCGCCTACGCCAACCGCCGGGCACCGTCTACGGACGCAGCTACTCGCTCGAGGACCAGCCAGAGGACGTGATACCCGTGTATCCAAAGTTTATCTACgccccacaacaacaacggcagcagcaacgggCCCCATATCCGCTGTATCAGCTGGGCGACTCGCTGAGCTCGCTGGACAGCGATTTCCCCGAGAATGAGTACGGCGGAGCCTACATAGTGGAGGAGCGAGTTCCGCTGGCCTCCGCACCCACGCCCAAAGTTCTCCAGAACCTCAATGCGCTGGGCCGattgctggagctgctgcagcgcTGTCCTCTGCCATGCCTCTCCTTCAACACGGCCTGCATCTGCTCGCTGATTGTCATATTCCTTGCGCCGCGCACTTGTGCCCAGAGTTTACTGTTTCCCGCTTTCAGATTGTTCTGCGGCACCCTGTACCCGGCCTACGCCTCCTACAAGGCCGTCAGGACCAAGGATGTCAAGGAATAT GTTAAATGGATGATGTACTGgattgtctttgcatttttcaccTGCATAGAAACATTCACGGACATATTCATATCCTGGCTGCCGTTTTACTACGAGGTGAAGGTGGCCCTGGTGTTCTGGCTCCTCTCGCCGGCCACAAAGGGCAGTTCGACTTTGTATCGCAAATTCGTGCATCCGATGTTGACGCGCCACGAACAG GAGATCGACGAGTACGTGAACCAGGCCAAAGAGCGGGGCTATTCGGCGGTCCTGCAGCTGGGCTCCAAGGGAGTAAACTATGCCACCAATGTCCTCATGCAGACGGCCATCAAG CGTCGTTGCATAAAGTGA